The following proteins come from a genomic window of Dysidea avara chromosome 12, odDysAvar1.4, whole genome shotgun sequence:
- the LOC136240516 gene encoding uncharacterized protein isoform X3: MQLNLSDKCPSSLLRNIGEFFLDSSKVLEASSEASNKTVTRGHKSQDQPRDHEPEEENEEQIQGLLERANSLQKSMKSRGSANDSSTKNQDDTVLITVCAMQEGRPGVFSRKKSPYVEVQTKKTEGYDAFALKAARSCRVSVQRGQKLALFKMNGARILSENVTVKGKEKPWTIGSYLLMIKKSANSLKIGVGCIDEDPTDEDTSNEETSVLSPKRTGYDIEESWFSLRVEYFQPSRARPHSVRSHVTRQYIWRCILGKDFTQLGVYHPEEDGYQVYSISLNNSQLLSPLNDAQCNFAGYVVKDATSELKIMWQSPTAITVHSMKQPLILYCIASLHGICTYQWEIIGERDSTQHFPSSPVVYINKGGLYQCKALCNSDVVVGKIIRVIVDASTVDSDSEPSVISQPKKRFKGIEYVEETVTKHSVIANNGPCSFQSQRKSKDLVPVANSGDQDVLLGSNLMTDHSEDASVAITEGNLNPAAPEQSGDKAANGTNDLPIYVPEFSEEDIVQASQGFSTKLGEGGFGHVYLGTMKGTKVAIKKFTDTIAVAHAAQLGMHIPEKFTTGGQLNCEAWALTRCRHKNLVELMGYCSKPPMLIYEFMEQGSLHQRLFKKPSLTWRLKSKILIDICRGLAWLHSATPPIMHGDIKLRNILLDENLRAKLGDFGFSQEIPQLIAGRSVITVPMVSRSAGYTAPETEYAHVSVKTDMYSYGVVALELFTKKVAHDKKRDDPKLTEHYDEERRSLEGYRSIADDSADDIAPNLLQLYYKIIEQCLLKHSKRCSSDQVMEWWSETNF, encoded by the exons ATGCAATTGAACCTTAGCGATAAATGCCCTAGTTCCCTGTTACGGAACataggagaattttttttaGATAGCTCCAAAGTTCTGGAAGCCAGCTCGGAAGCCAGCAATAAAACAGTGACACGCGGACACAAGTCCCAGGACCAGCCACGCGACCATGAACCTGAGGAAGAAAACGAAGAGCAAATCCAAG GTTTACTTGAAAGGGCTAACAGTTTGCAGAAATCCATGAAGTCTCGTGGATCTGCCAATGACAGTTCAACAAAGAATCAAGATGACACTGTGCTG ATTACTGTTTGTGCTATGCAAGAAGGACGACCTGGAGTGTTTAGTCGTAAGAAAAGTCCTTATGTTGAAGTGCAGACAAAGAAGACAGAGGGATATGATGCCTTTGCGTTGAAGGCTGCTAGGAGCTGTAGGGTTAGTGTACAACGAGGACAGAAGCTGGCTTTGTTTAAGATGAATGGGGCCAGAATATTATCTGAAAATGTAACTGTGAAGGGGAAGGAAAAGCCATGGACAATTGGGAGTTATTTAttaatgataaaaaaatctGCGAACAGTCTAAAAATTGGAGTTGGCTGTATTGACGAAGACCCAACTGATGAAGACACAAGTAATGAG GAAACGTCTGTCCTGTCTCCTAAGCGCACAG GATACGATATCGAAGAGAGCTGGTTTTCATTAAGAG TTGAGTATTTTCAACCATCACGTGCACGGCCACACTCAGTCAGAAGCCATGTGACAAGGCAATACATTTGGCGCTGTATATTGGGAAAGGATTTCACACAACTGGGAGTGTACCATCCTGAAGAGGATGGATATCAAGTGTACTCTATTTCCCTAA ACAATTCTCAACTGTTGTCGCCCCTGAATGATGCACAGTGCAACTTCGCTGGCTATGTAGTCAAGGATGCAACAAGTG AATTAAAGATTATGTGGCAGAGTCCTACGGCTATCACTGTGCATAGCATGAAGCAGCCACTGATCTTGTATTGCATTGCTTCGCTTCATGGCATTTGCACTTACCAATGGGAAATCATTGGGGAAAGAGACAGTACACAGCATTTTCCTTCATCACCTGTGGTGTACATCAATAAAGGAGGCTTGTATCAGTGTAAAGCCTTGTGTAACTCAGATGTGGTAGTTGGGAAGATTATTCGAGTTATTGTAGATGCAA GTACTGTAGATAGTGATTCAGAACCGTCAGTCATATCTCAGCCTAAGAAAAGGTTTAAGG GTATCGAGTATGTAGAAGAGACTGTGACAAAACATTCAGTGATTGCAAATAATG GCCCATGCAGTTTCCAAAGTCAACGTAAAA GTAAAGATCTAGTACCTGTTGCTAACTCTGGTG ATCAGGATGTTTTATTGGGGAGCAACCTTATGACAGATCATAGTGAAGATGCTA GTGTGGCGATTACGGAGGGAAACTTGAATCCAGCTGCACCAGAACAAAGCGGTGACAAAG CAGCCAATGGAACTAACGATTTACCTATTTatg TACCAGAATTCTCTGAAGAGGACATTGTACAAGCATCACAAGGCTTTTCAACCAAATTGGGGGAGGGAGGCTTTGGCCATGTCTACCTCGGCACCATGAAGGGAACTAAAGTTGCCATCAAGAAATTCACCGAT ACTATAGCTGTAGCTCATGCTGCTCAATTGGGAATGCATATCCCAGAAAAGTTTACAACTGGTGGACAGCTAAACTGTGAGGCATGGGCACTTACAAG ATGTCGTCACAAGAATCTTGTTGAGTTGATGGGTTATTGCTCAAAGCCACCTATGCTGATTTACGAGTTTATGGAGCAAGGAAGTCTTCATCAACGGTTGTTTAAG AAACCTTCATTAACCTGGAGGCTAAAGTCAAAGATTTTAATAGACATTTGCCGTGGGTTAGCATGGCTTCATTCGGCCACACCACCCATCATGCATGGAGATATAAAACT GCGCAACATCTTACTTGATGAAAACCTCCGTGCAAAACTGGGAGACTTTGGATTCTCACAGGAAATCCCCCAGTTGATAGCTGGAAGATCCGTGATCACCGTACCCATGGTGTCCAGATCAGCAGGGTACACAGCTCCAGAAACAGAATATGCACATGTATCAGTGAAAACTGACATGTACAGCTATGGAGTG GTAGCTTTGGAGTTATTTACAAAGAAAGTGGCGCATGACAAGAAGAGAGATGACCCGAAATTG ACCGAACATTATGATGAAGAGAGGAGGTCACTGGAAGGCTACCGCTCCATAGCTGATGATTCAGCCGATGATATTGCCCCAAACCTCCTACAGCTATACTATAAGATTATTGAACAGTGCCTCCTCAAACACAGCAAGAGGTGTTCGAGTGACCAA GTGATGGAATGGTGGTCAGAAACAAACTTTTAA
- the LOC136240516 gene encoding uncharacterized protein isoform X4, with the protein MKTQVMSYQFYICCLQETSVLSPKRTGYDIEESWFSLRVEYFQPSRARPHSVRSHVTRQYIWRCILGKDFTQLGVYHPEEDGYQVYSISLNNSQLLSPLNDAQCNFAGYVVKDATSELKIMWQSPTAITVHSMKQPLILYCIASLHGICTYQWEIIGERDSTQHFPSSPVVYINKGGLYQCKALCNSDVVVGKIIRVIVDASTVDSDSEPSVISQPKKRFKGIEYVEETVTKHSVIANNGPCSFQSQRKKCSGERHLSGAASDDTIDLPVLPQFRSNQLPRNDTRSKDLVPVANSGDQDVLLGSNLMTDHSEDASVAITEGNLNPAAPEQSGDKAANGTNDLPIYVPEFSEEDIVQASQGFSTKLGEGGFGHVYLGTMKGTKVAIKKFTDTIAVAHAAQLGMHIPEKFTTGGQLNCEAWALTRCRHKNLVELMGYCSKPPMLIYEFMEQGSLHQRLFKKPSLTWRLKSKILIDICRGLAWLHSATPPIMHGDIKLRNILLDENLRAKLGDFGFSQEIPQLIAGRSVITVPMVSRSAGYTAPETEYAHVSVKTDMYSYGVVALELFTKKVAHDKKRDDPKLTEHYDEERRSLEGYRSIADDSADDIAPNLLQLYYKIIEQCLLKHSKRCSSDQVMEWWSETNF; encoded by the exons ATGAAGACACAAGTAATGAG CTATCAGTTTTATATCTGCTGCTTACAGGAAACGTCTGTCCTGTCTCCTAAGCGCACAG GATACGATATCGAAGAGAGCTGGTTTTCATTAAGAG TTGAGTATTTTCAACCATCACGTGCACGGCCACACTCAGTCAGAAGCCATGTGACAAGGCAATACATTTGGCGCTGTATATTGGGAAAGGATTTCACACAACTGGGAGTGTACCATCCTGAAGAGGATGGATATCAAGTGTACTCTATTTCCCTAA ACAATTCTCAACTGTTGTCGCCCCTGAATGATGCACAGTGCAACTTCGCTGGCTATGTAGTCAAGGATGCAACAAGTG AATTAAAGATTATGTGGCAGAGTCCTACGGCTATCACTGTGCATAGCATGAAGCAGCCACTGATCTTGTATTGCATTGCTTCGCTTCATGGCATTTGCACTTACCAATGGGAAATCATTGGGGAAAGAGACAGTACACAGCATTTTCCTTCATCACCTGTGGTGTACATCAATAAAGGAGGCTTGTATCAGTGTAAAGCCTTGTGTAACTCAGATGTGGTAGTTGGGAAGATTATTCGAGTTATTGTAGATGCAA GTACTGTAGATAGTGATTCAGAACCGTCAGTCATATCTCAGCCTAAGAAAAGGTTTAAGG GTATCGAGTATGTAGAAGAGACTGTGACAAAACATTCAGTGATTGCAAATAATG GCCCATGCAGTTTCCAAAGTCAACGTAAAA AATGCTCTGGAGAAAGACATTTGTCGGGTGCAGCTTCTGATGACACCATAG ATCTACCTGTGCTCCCTCAGTTTCGCAGTAATCAACTGCCACGTAATGATACTCGAA GTAAAGATCTAGTACCTGTTGCTAACTCTGGTG ATCAGGATGTTTTATTGGGGAGCAACCTTATGACAGATCATAGTGAAGATGCTA GTGTGGCGATTACGGAGGGAAACTTGAATCCAGCTGCACCAGAACAAAGCGGTGACAAAG CAGCCAATGGAACTAACGATTTACCTATTTatg TACCAGAATTCTCTGAAGAGGACATTGTACAAGCATCACAAGGCTTTTCAACCAAATTGGGGGAGGGAGGCTTTGGCCATGTCTACCTCGGCACCATGAAGGGAACTAAAGTTGCCATCAAGAAATTCACCGAT ACTATAGCTGTAGCTCATGCTGCTCAATTGGGAATGCATATCCCAGAAAAGTTTACAACTGGTGGACAGCTAAACTGTGAGGCATGGGCACTTACAAG ATGTCGTCACAAGAATCTTGTTGAGTTGATGGGTTATTGCTCAAAGCCACCTATGCTGATTTACGAGTTTATGGAGCAAGGAAGTCTTCATCAACGGTTGTTTAAG AAACCTTCATTAACCTGGAGGCTAAAGTCAAAGATTTTAATAGACATTTGCCGTGGGTTAGCATGGCTTCATTCGGCCACACCACCCATCATGCATGGAGATATAAAACT GCGCAACATCTTACTTGATGAAAACCTCCGTGCAAAACTGGGAGACTTTGGATTCTCACAGGAAATCCCCCAGTTGATAGCTGGAAGATCCGTGATCACCGTACCCATGGTGTCCAGATCAGCAGGGTACACAGCTCCAGAAACAGAATATGCACATGTATCAGTGAAAACTGACATGTACAGCTATGGAGTG GTAGCTTTGGAGTTATTTACAAAGAAAGTGGCGCATGACAAGAAGAGAGATGACCCGAAATTG ACCGAACATTATGATGAAGAGAGGAGGTCACTGGAAGGCTACCGCTCCATAGCTGATGATTCAGCCGATGATATTGCCCCAAACCTCCTACAGCTATACTATAAGATTATTGAACAGTGCCTCCTCAAACACAGCAAGAGGTGTTCGAGTGACCAA GTGATGGAATGGTGGTCAGAAACAAACTTTTAA
- the LOC136240516 gene encoding uncharacterized protein isoform X2, translating to MQLNLSDKCPSSLLRNIGEFFLDSSKVLEASSEASNKTVTRGHKSQDQPRDHEPEEENEEQIQGLLERANSLQKSMKSRGSANDSSTKNQDDTVLITVCAMQEGRPGVFSRKKSPYVEVQTKKTEGYDAFALKAARSCRVSVQRGQKLALFKMNGARILSENVTVKGKEKPWTIGSYLLMIKKSANSLKIGVGCIDEDPTDEDTSNEETSVLSPKRTGYDIEESWFSLRVEYFQPSRARPHSVRSHVTRQYIWRCILGKDFTQLGVYHPEEDGYQVYSISLNNSQLLSPLNDAQCNFAGYVVKDATSELKIMWQSPTAITVHSMKQPLILYCIASLHGICTYQWEIIGERDSTQHFPSSPVVYINKGGLYQCKALCNSDVVVGKIIRVIVDASTVDSDSEPSVISQPKKRFKGIEYVEETVTKHSVIANNGPCSFQSQRKKCSGERHLSGAASDDTIDLPVLPQFRSNQLPRNDTRSKDLVPVANSGDQDVLLGSNLMTDHSEDASVAITEGNLNPAAPEQSGDKANGTNDLPIYVPEFSEEDIVQASQGFSTKLGEGGFGHVYLGTMKGTKVAIKKFTDTIAVAHAAQLGMHIPEKFTTGGQLNCEAWALTRCRHKNLVELMGYCSKPPMLIYEFMEQGSLHQRLFKKPSLTWRLKSKILIDICRGLAWLHSATPPIMHGDIKLRNILLDENLRAKLGDFGFSQEIPQLIAGRSVITVPMVSRSAGYTAPETEYAHVSVKTDMYSYGVVALELFTKKVAHDKKRDDPKLTEHYDEERRSLEGYRSIADDSADDIAPNLLQLYYKIIEQCLLKHSKRCSSDQVMEWWSETNF from the exons ATGCAATTGAACCTTAGCGATAAATGCCCTAGTTCCCTGTTACGGAACataggagaattttttttaGATAGCTCCAAAGTTCTGGAAGCCAGCTCGGAAGCCAGCAATAAAACAGTGACACGCGGACACAAGTCCCAGGACCAGCCACGCGACCATGAACCTGAGGAAGAAAACGAAGAGCAAATCCAAG GTTTACTTGAAAGGGCTAACAGTTTGCAGAAATCCATGAAGTCTCGTGGATCTGCCAATGACAGTTCAACAAAGAATCAAGATGACACTGTGCTG ATTACTGTTTGTGCTATGCAAGAAGGACGACCTGGAGTGTTTAGTCGTAAGAAAAGTCCTTATGTTGAAGTGCAGACAAAGAAGACAGAGGGATATGATGCCTTTGCGTTGAAGGCTGCTAGGAGCTGTAGGGTTAGTGTACAACGAGGACAGAAGCTGGCTTTGTTTAAGATGAATGGGGCCAGAATATTATCTGAAAATGTAACTGTGAAGGGGAAGGAAAAGCCATGGACAATTGGGAGTTATTTAttaatgataaaaaaatctGCGAACAGTCTAAAAATTGGAGTTGGCTGTATTGACGAAGACCCAACTGATGAAGACACAAGTAATGAG GAAACGTCTGTCCTGTCTCCTAAGCGCACAG GATACGATATCGAAGAGAGCTGGTTTTCATTAAGAG TTGAGTATTTTCAACCATCACGTGCACGGCCACACTCAGTCAGAAGCCATGTGACAAGGCAATACATTTGGCGCTGTATATTGGGAAAGGATTTCACACAACTGGGAGTGTACCATCCTGAAGAGGATGGATATCAAGTGTACTCTATTTCCCTAA ACAATTCTCAACTGTTGTCGCCCCTGAATGATGCACAGTGCAACTTCGCTGGCTATGTAGTCAAGGATGCAACAAGTG AATTAAAGATTATGTGGCAGAGTCCTACGGCTATCACTGTGCATAGCATGAAGCAGCCACTGATCTTGTATTGCATTGCTTCGCTTCATGGCATTTGCACTTACCAATGGGAAATCATTGGGGAAAGAGACAGTACACAGCATTTTCCTTCATCACCTGTGGTGTACATCAATAAAGGAGGCTTGTATCAGTGTAAAGCCTTGTGTAACTCAGATGTGGTAGTTGGGAAGATTATTCGAGTTATTGTAGATGCAA GTACTGTAGATAGTGATTCAGAACCGTCAGTCATATCTCAGCCTAAGAAAAGGTTTAAGG GTATCGAGTATGTAGAAGAGACTGTGACAAAACATTCAGTGATTGCAAATAATG GCCCATGCAGTTTCCAAAGTCAACGTAAAA AATGCTCTGGAGAAAGACATTTGTCGGGTGCAGCTTCTGATGACACCATAG ATCTACCTGTGCTCCCTCAGTTTCGCAGTAATCAACTGCCACGTAATGATACTCGAA GTAAAGATCTAGTACCTGTTGCTAACTCTGGTG ATCAGGATGTTTTATTGGGGAGCAACCTTATGACAGATCATAGTGAAGATGCTA GTGTGGCGATTACGGAGGGAAACTTGAATCCAGCTGCACCAGAACAAAGCGGTGACAAAG CCAATGGAACTAACGATTTACCTATTTatg TACCAGAATTCTCTGAAGAGGACATTGTACAAGCATCACAAGGCTTTTCAACCAAATTGGGGGAGGGAGGCTTTGGCCATGTCTACCTCGGCACCATGAAGGGAACTAAAGTTGCCATCAAGAAATTCACCGAT ACTATAGCTGTAGCTCATGCTGCTCAATTGGGAATGCATATCCCAGAAAAGTTTACAACTGGTGGACAGCTAAACTGTGAGGCATGGGCACTTACAAG ATGTCGTCACAAGAATCTTGTTGAGTTGATGGGTTATTGCTCAAAGCCACCTATGCTGATTTACGAGTTTATGGAGCAAGGAAGTCTTCATCAACGGTTGTTTAAG AAACCTTCATTAACCTGGAGGCTAAAGTCAAAGATTTTAATAGACATTTGCCGTGGGTTAGCATGGCTTCATTCGGCCACACCACCCATCATGCATGGAGATATAAAACT GCGCAACATCTTACTTGATGAAAACCTCCGTGCAAAACTGGGAGACTTTGGATTCTCACAGGAAATCCCCCAGTTGATAGCTGGAAGATCCGTGATCACCGTACCCATGGTGTCCAGATCAGCAGGGTACACAGCTCCAGAAACAGAATATGCACATGTATCAGTGAAAACTGACATGTACAGCTATGGAGTG GTAGCTTTGGAGTTATTTACAAAGAAAGTGGCGCATGACAAGAAGAGAGATGACCCGAAATTG ACCGAACATTATGATGAAGAGAGGAGGTCACTGGAAGGCTACCGCTCCATAGCTGATGATTCAGCCGATGATATTGCCCCAAACCTCCTACAGCTATACTATAAGATTATTGAACAGTGCCTCCTCAAACACAGCAAGAGGTGTTCGAGTGACCAA GTGATGGAATGGTGGTCAGAAACAAACTTTTAA
- the LOC136240516 gene encoding uncharacterized protein isoform X1, which translates to MQLNLSDKCPSSLLRNIGEFFLDSSKVLEASSEASNKTVTRGHKSQDQPRDHEPEEENEEQIQGLLERANSLQKSMKSRGSANDSSTKNQDDTVLITVCAMQEGRPGVFSRKKSPYVEVQTKKTEGYDAFALKAARSCRVSVQRGQKLALFKMNGARILSENVTVKGKEKPWTIGSYLLMIKKSANSLKIGVGCIDEDPTDEDTSNEETSVLSPKRTGYDIEESWFSLRVEYFQPSRARPHSVRSHVTRQYIWRCILGKDFTQLGVYHPEEDGYQVYSISLNNSQLLSPLNDAQCNFAGYVVKDATSELKIMWQSPTAITVHSMKQPLILYCIASLHGICTYQWEIIGERDSTQHFPSSPVVYINKGGLYQCKALCNSDVVVGKIIRVIVDASTVDSDSEPSVISQPKKRFKGIEYVEETVTKHSVIANNGPCSFQSQRKKCSGERHLSGAASDDTIDLPVLPQFRSNQLPRNDTRSKDLVPVANSGDQDVLLGSNLMTDHSEDASVAITEGNLNPAAPEQSGDKAANGTNDLPIYVPEFSEEDIVQASQGFSTKLGEGGFGHVYLGTMKGTKVAIKKFTDTIAVAHAAQLGMHIPEKFTTGGQLNCEAWALTRCRHKNLVELMGYCSKPPMLIYEFMEQGSLHQRLFKKPSLTWRLKSKILIDICRGLAWLHSATPPIMHGDIKLRNILLDENLRAKLGDFGFSQEIPQLIAGRSVITVPMVSRSAGYTAPETEYAHVSVKTDMYSYGVVALELFTKKVAHDKKRDDPKLTEHYDEERRSLEGYRSIADDSADDIAPNLLQLYYKIIEQCLLKHSKRCSSDQVMEWWSETNF; encoded by the exons ATGCAATTGAACCTTAGCGATAAATGCCCTAGTTCCCTGTTACGGAACataggagaattttttttaGATAGCTCCAAAGTTCTGGAAGCCAGCTCGGAAGCCAGCAATAAAACAGTGACACGCGGACACAAGTCCCAGGACCAGCCACGCGACCATGAACCTGAGGAAGAAAACGAAGAGCAAATCCAAG GTTTACTTGAAAGGGCTAACAGTTTGCAGAAATCCATGAAGTCTCGTGGATCTGCCAATGACAGTTCAACAAAGAATCAAGATGACACTGTGCTG ATTACTGTTTGTGCTATGCAAGAAGGACGACCTGGAGTGTTTAGTCGTAAGAAAAGTCCTTATGTTGAAGTGCAGACAAAGAAGACAGAGGGATATGATGCCTTTGCGTTGAAGGCTGCTAGGAGCTGTAGGGTTAGTGTACAACGAGGACAGAAGCTGGCTTTGTTTAAGATGAATGGGGCCAGAATATTATCTGAAAATGTAACTGTGAAGGGGAAGGAAAAGCCATGGACAATTGGGAGTTATTTAttaatgataaaaaaatctGCGAACAGTCTAAAAATTGGAGTTGGCTGTATTGACGAAGACCCAACTGATGAAGACACAAGTAATGAG GAAACGTCTGTCCTGTCTCCTAAGCGCACAG GATACGATATCGAAGAGAGCTGGTTTTCATTAAGAG TTGAGTATTTTCAACCATCACGTGCACGGCCACACTCAGTCAGAAGCCATGTGACAAGGCAATACATTTGGCGCTGTATATTGGGAAAGGATTTCACACAACTGGGAGTGTACCATCCTGAAGAGGATGGATATCAAGTGTACTCTATTTCCCTAA ACAATTCTCAACTGTTGTCGCCCCTGAATGATGCACAGTGCAACTTCGCTGGCTATGTAGTCAAGGATGCAACAAGTG AATTAAAGATTATGTGGCAGAGTCCTACGGCTATCACTGTGCATAGCATGAAGCAGCCACTGATCTTGTATTGCATTGCTTCGCTTCATGGCATTTGCACTTACCAATGGGAAATCATTGGGGAAAGAGACAGTACACAGCATTTTCCTTCATCACCTGTGGTGTACATCAATAAAGGAGGCTTGTATCAGTGTAAAGCCTTGTGTAACTCAGATGTGGTAGTTGGGAAGATTATTCGAGTTATTGTAGATGCAA GTACTGTAGATAGTGATTCAGAACCGTCAGTCATATCTCAGCCTAAGAAAAGGTTTAAGG GTATCGAGTATGTAGAAGAGACTGTGACAAAACATTCAGTGATTGCAAATAATG GCCCATGCAGTTTCCAAAGTCAACGTAAAA AATGCTCTGGAGAAAGACATTTGTCGGGTGCAGCTTCTGATGACACCATAG ATCTACCTGTGCTCCCTCAGTTTCGCAGTAATCAACTGCCACGTAATGATACTCGAA GTAAAGATCTAGTACCTGTTGCTAACTCTGGTG ATCAGGATGTTTTATTGGGGAGCAACCTTATGACAGATCATAGTGAAGATGCTA GTGTGGCGATTACGGAGGGAAACTTGAATCCAGCTGCACCAGAACAAAGCGGTGACAAAG CAGCCAATGGAACTAACGATTTACCTATTTatg TACCAGAATTCTCTGAAGAGGACATTGTACAAGCATCACAAGGCTTTTCAACCAAATTGGGGGAGGGAGGCTTTGGCCATGTCTACCTCGGCACCATGAAGGGAACTAAAGTTGCCATCAAGAAATTCACCGAT ACTATAGCTGTAGCTCATGCTGCTCAATTGGGAATGCATATCCCAGAAAAGTTTACAACTGGTGGACAGCTAAACTGTGAGGCATGGGCACTTACAAG ATGTCGTCACAAGAATCTTGTTGAGTTGATGGGTTATTGCTCAAAGCCACCTATGCTGATTTACGAGTTTATGGAGCAAGGAAGTCTTCATCAACGGTTGTTTAAG AAACCTTCATTAACCTGGAGGCTAAAGTCAAAGATTTTAATAGACATTTGCCGTGGGTTAGCATGGCTTCATTCGGCCACACCACCCATCATGCATGGAGATATAAAACT GCGCAACATCTTACTTGATGAAAACCTCCGTGCAAAACTGGGAGACTTTGGATTCTCACAGGAAATCCCCCAGTTGATAGCTGGAAGATCCGTGATCACCGTACCCATGGTGTCCAGATCAGCAGGGTACACAGCTCCAGAAACAGAATATGCACATGTATCAGTGAAAACTGACATGTACAGCTATGGAGTG GTAGCTTTGGAGTTATTTACAAAGAAAGTGGCGCATGACAAGAAGAGAGATGACCCGAAATTG ACCGAACATTATGATGAAGAGAGGAGGTCACTGGAAGGCTACCGCTCCATAGCTGATGATTCAGCCGATGATATTGCCCCAAACCTCCTACAGCTATACTATAAGATTATTGAACAGTGCCTCCTCAAACACAGCAAGAGGTGTTCGAGTGACCAA GTGATGGAATGGTGGTCAGAAACAAACTTTTAA